Proteins encoded within one genomic window of Etheostoma cragini isolate CJK2018 chromosome 21, CSU_Ecrag_1.0, whole genome shotgun sequence:
- the tvp23b gene encoding Golgi apparatus membrane protein TVP23 homolog B encodes MLTDDNNDEDVSLFDAEEDSGKRSKKTKIRHPVASFFHLFFRVSAIIVYLLCEIFSSSFIACMVTIILLLSCDFWTVKNITGRLLVSLRWWNQVDDDGQNHWVFESRKGTGKQQAADSESRIFWIGLIVCPVLWVVFAFSTLFSFKIKWVPVVVMGVALQGANLYGYVRCKVGSRTSLKNMATNYFGRQFLKQALSKEEES; translated from the exons ATGCTAACAGAC GATAACAATGATGAAGACGTGTCTCTGTTTGACGCGGAGGAGGATTCAGGGAAAAGgtcaaagaaaaccaaaattAG GCATCCGGTGGCTTCCTTCTTCCACCTGTTCTTCAGAGTGAGCGCCATCATCGTGTACCTGCTCTGTGAGATCTTCAGTAGCAGTTTCATCGCCTGCATGGTCACGATCATCCTCCTGCTCTCCTGTGACTTCTGGACAGTaaag AACATCACTGGAAGATTGCTGGTTAGTCTGCGCTGGTGGAACCAGGTGGACGACGACGGACAAAACCACTGGGTGTTTGAGTCTAGGAAG GGTACCGGGAAGCAACAGGCAGCGGATTCAGAGTCCCGAATCTTCTGGATTGGACTGATTGTTTGTCCGGTCCTCTGGGTCGTCTTTGCTTTCAGCACCCTGTTTTCCTTCAAGATTAAATGGGTG CCTGTGGTGGTCATGGGCGTGGCGCTGCAAGGGGCCAACCTCTACGGCTATGTGCGCTGTAAAGTGGGGAGCAGGACCAGCTTAAAGAACATGGCTACAAACTACTTTGGGCGACAGTTCCTCAAACAG GCGCTGTCTAAGGAAGAGGAATCGTAG